The Ictalurus punctatus breed USDA103 chromosome 15, Coco_2.0, whole genome shotgun sequence DNA window tatcgtattgtatcgtatcatatcatatcatatcatattatattattgtttgtgtgtgttccagctcaagcacacctggtgagACAACACCTGATTTGCatttttgtgctgttgtgaatTCTATTCaaggagttgaataattttgagactggagaagtcattataagtacacattcacacacccattcatacactatggacactttggacacggcAATCAgcctatatttattattattactattattattattttatcattgtCAGGGATTATTTTATCATGACAATTGTTAAACAGGGTTCCTAATGAACtcccaatcagccaatcatctaGTTGAGGAGGCATATCAGGCATTCAAAACATTGATTAATCTTACTTAAGTGGCACCGTGGAGGAGGTggattccatccattttcctcaCAGGTCAGGTAATCAGACCCTTCCATCTTGTATCCCTGGTTACAGTGGACCCGGACTGATgatttatatacaaaatattcTGCTGTGCTGTCAATATATCCATGTTCAATTTGAGGTCTATCACAGATCACGTCTGGAAAAAGAGAAGAGTGAACAGAAACATAAAATGCTGTTTATTCCAAACCATATCAACTGTTCACCTAATATCAATGTGATAATAGAAAATGGGTTCAttatattattgtgtgtgtgtgtgtgtgtgttccagctcaagcacacctggtgcaaataatgaagcccttgactagttgcatcaggtgtgcttgagacaacacctgttttgcatatttgtgctgttgtgaatTCTATTCAGGGAGTTGaaaattttgagactggagaagtcattatgagttgcattttcagttgaatttggggaaaccacttgaaggaTTCATTCcgttgaactatttcaaatgcttttgtttgatttgttcattgcaaacagctgaaattctgtacattttgactataaacctgatttgctaTGGGGGTTGAGTAATTTTGATTGCACGCCAGGTTgggtttattccttacttattagttgcctattttaccattttatttcTGACTAGTGTATgcttctgtatttctgttttttatattcacactgtacactgagctgcaatttaaatgtatgaaaggtacaatataattaacatttattattattattattattattattatataattgtcAGGGATTATTTTATCATGACCATAGTTAAACAGGGTACCTTCTGAATtcccaatcagccaatcatctgATTGAGGAGGCATATCAGTCATTCAAAACATTGATTAATCTTACTTAAGTGGCACTGTGGAGGAGGTGGATTCCAGGAGGATACTGGAGAACTAGAGAAGTTTTTTCATTCATTGATCGCTCATAACGGCAGTATTTTTAAGTGGAACTTATTTCTCGGATCCACAGAAATAATTTGCTGAATACACAAGTTGTTGACCCTGCTGTACATGCTTAAACCATAAAACAATGAAAGCTTTAACACTAATGAGATGTGCTTTTTACAGCAAATTTCAACatcacacaaaacaacacattcgTATCTTTGAGATTTTCTCAAATATTTACCCAGACATTGGGGAGACGTCTGAAATGTTCCATCATCAGTACATGATATTGTTGAAGCGCCACCAAGTCTAAAACCTTGATTACAAGACCATGTGACTGTTTCTCCGTATTCATATAACTCCTTCTGGGGGTTAAATATTCCATTGTTTATATCAGGAGGTTTTAAGCACGTAAtaactgaggaagaaaagaatGGCAATTAAAcctctgaaaaaaaatcatatcaaaCATAACATCTGATTGCATGAATCTCCGTGAACCAGTCATAACTAATGCTGTTTGTGATGTGAATAtataattatgtttattattgagAAACATTCATTAGTAGTACCATTGCACTGAGGAGGAGGTGGATTCCACCCATCTTCCGTACAGACCAGGTAATCAGACCCATTCATTCTGTAGCCTTTATTACACCGGTAGCGGACAAAGTTGTTATATTTATAAGGTGGTGATTTTCCTTCAGTTCTAACTGCGTTTGGGATTTCCGGTCTCTCACAGGACACAACTGTATAAAAAGAATGTCATCTATTTTTTTACTTCTTGTACCCGTTTGTGCTCAAATATACAATTTATAACTATTAAAATCATCATGATCAAcatacaaatgtaaaaacaggatttttattcttatttttaatgaaatattgttttaaacacTGAATTGAGTGGAACTCACGCAGACACCGAGGAGGAGAAGGCTGAAAAGTTCCATCACTAGAGCAGGTTAATTCTGGAAGTCCAATAAGATCAAGACCTCTGTTGCAAGAGTATATGACTGCGTGTCCATAATCATATGAGTCATACTCTGGTTCAAAAGTGCCATCTGTTATACCGGGAGGCTTTGTACACTTcgtcactgaaaaaaaaaatcacaataaatatTCAGGtattctttaattattttagaCTAATGTTGAAGGAGAAATATAATTGTATAAATTCTGTGGTAAAATTTACAGAGAAAGGAAAATACCAGAATGCCATCATATTGTGCAGTGCTGTAATAAGGACATTCATGTCATCACATTTTAAACTGGAGAAGGTTTGTAGGATTTGAAGACTGTTGATGAATTAGTACAGGATACATTTTAAACTTGGTATTCATCACTATATAACACCCTtggagactggagaaatcattaaatGTTCCTCCATAACAGAAATTACAAGCAAGTCATTCAAAATGTCAGTTTGCAGCATTGGGTCATCTTCCTCTAAAACCTTGCCAAGCTGGTAAATGAATGCTGACAACATTTCTAAATTCTGATTATGATCTAGTATTATTATCTTCATTGTAATGTAGctgtttttaataatgaaaaatgtaaaagcaAAAAATGACATTACCTTCACATATAGGAGCTCTCCCATCCCAGCCATTTTCTCTGCAATTTCTTGTTTGTGTTCCAACAAGCATATAACTGCAAAGAGATTTTAATTTAGCAATGAAAACAAGTTAGTTTTTTCCTTTAGATTTTCTttcaaataatgaaatgaaaggaCATGTCAGTCTGCTTCTCATTATTGGGAGGCCATTAAAGCAGAACAGTCAAGAAGCTGCATTAGGTGTATTAACATACAGTCTTATCTTTGTATGATCAGCAACACTTTTGATTTTACACTACCAGGTAAACGTTGgacacacctgctcattcaaaGAATGGCTTCTCTCTTTTTTGAaattttcttccattttataataataataataataataataaaatacacattaacaCGGATGTGGAATTATGCGGTGATCAAAAAGTGTTGAACAATTCAAaactattttctattttaaattcTTAACAGCATTTCTGCTGCATTactcttggcattttctcaaccagcTTCATGAGAAGCTTCACCCAGGAggcttttatttaaattcttttaTTCAAATTTGTTGATCTCCACACTTCTTCTCCTATGTTCTAAATGAAGGCTACTTGTTTAGGCAaacaatttaaatgtaaatgtttgactagtagtgtagtgtagtttgTATACATTACATAGTATGCTTATTCACTTTTTATAGTTTATCCACAGTCTGTTTATTCACTATTATTGTGCAGATACATGTGTGCAGAACCAAACATGGATAAACAATTTTTACCCTTCATTACACTCTGCTGTGATGGTTGCACCAAACGAAATTCCGTCTGTAGGTTGATATATATACTTTCCATTGGGAATCTCGCCAGGACTTCCACAGGttctttctggaaaaaaaagaatttccacTTTTACCACAGTGATTTGTCAGCGTTTataacatttttcacattttttaacggtttatagttagatttaatgctgtggaacatctgaGAGACAAGTTATCTCCTGTTCTCACCTACGTTATAGCTATGATAGACAATTATatcctcaccagtctctctctctctctctctctctctctctctctctctcacacacacacacacacacacagcacaggccGTGATTTTACtgtgaaaacaaagaaaactgaaaatgtGACCAAGACTGAGAGCGCTTACAaccgagactccttccataaatgttaaataaacgtctcctaacAAACAAACGTCATACATCTTCAATTAAACACTTTACTTTGctaaaacatgcatttttaaatccatttattttaagtCTCCTATTATGTGAAGAGTCCacgtccctgtgtatgagctgttactatagaaacaataatgtactAGAACCTGCATATTAATAAATACGCATATCGTTAATTTTACAGCCGGAAATACCTGTGCTGTTTTACAAACATAATacacgccttctgaccaatcagattccagctTTTaactgtgctgtggtataaagggtTGCATGTGTCCatgcaataaaataaagtatttttCCTATTAAATTGCAAAATGTCCAAAAAACATTTATGATATGAATCCAAACTACTATGGCAAGGACAATATGGCAATATAATATCAAcattgtgataaattatgtcaaatatgcttttctgagaaatcattatatcttgctttttgttttgcttattTTTAGATAATCTGACTAGAAGCAGCTGATGTGATCTTAAAATTAATctataaaatagaaaaatattgaAGTTTTTACAGGTTTTCTTCTACTTTTtagtaaaattaaatatttgaaatataaaaaaccaaatacatttatttttgtgtacatTATACAAACCccttaaatgtttattaaaaaaatgttatatggCTGTTTGATCATTTCTTGCTAAACTAATATATCATGATACATATTGTGTATGGTAGAAATGTTTTTGAGAATcacaatatatttttgtcatatcgcccaccagTAATCCAAACTATACACAAATTAAAGCTAAATATAAAAAGATGTTTGTAGACAGTTTACTTTTGCATTGAAGTTCGAGTTCGCTCCACTGGGATCCAGTACAGGTGATTGATCTGGAAGCTGATGATTTCACAGGAATATAACCAGTGGAACATTTGAACGTTACAGTGGATCCATCAGGAAAAGTCTGTTGGTCTTCAGTCAAAATCCGGTTTTCCCCAACATCAGGTCTCTCACATTGTGCTGAGCAGATAAATACAGATCAGGCTTATTAATGATTATCAAATATCCAAATATCCTTTGTATGGCCTGCACTTTGTCTGTTTCCAAAATCataacctatttttttttttttttttgagatatGGATATTGAGATCTGGATcttaaaactgacatttttatCTCATATCTCATGCGTCatacaattatatatacagtatctcacaaaagtgagcacacccctcacagttttgtaaatatttgattacatcttttcatgtgacaacactgaagaaatgacactttgctacaatgtaaagtagagagtgtacagcatgtgtaacagtgtaaatttgctgtcccctcaaaataactcaacacacagccattaatgtctaaaccgctgacaacaaaagtgagtacacccctaagtgaaaatgtccaaattgggcccaattagccattttccctccctggtgtcatgtgacttgttagtgttacaaggtctcaggtgtgaatggggagcaggtgtgttaaatttggtgtcatcgctctcacactccctcatactggtcactggaagttcaacatggcacctcatggcaaagaactctctgaggatctgaaaaaaagagttgttgctctacataaagatggcctaggctataagaagattgtcaagaccctgacactgagctgccaagaccatacagcagtttaacaggacaggttccattcggaacaggcctcgccatggtcgaccaaagaagcgGAGTGCACATTCTCAgcttcatatccagaggttgtctttgggaaatagacgcatgagtgctgccagcattgctgcagaggttgaaggggtggacggtcagcctgtcagtgctcagaccatacaccgcacactgcatcaaattggtgtgcatggctgtcgtcccagaaggaagcctcttctaaagttgatgcacaagaaagcccgcaaacagtttgctgaagacaagcagactaagtacatggattactggaaccatgtcctgtggtctgatgagaccaagataaacttatttggttcagatggtgtcaagcgtgtgtgacggcaaccaggtgaggagtacaaagacaagtgtgtcttagGTGCCTTgcttacagtcaagcatggtggtgggagtgtcatggtctgggaatgcatgagtgctgccggcactggggagctacagttcattgagggaaccatgaatgccaacatgtactgtgacatactgaagcagagcatgatcagtatgcagtattccagcatgataacaacagcaaacacacctccaagatgaccactgccttgctaaagaagctgagggtgaaggtgatggactgaccAAGCAtatctccagacctaaaccctattgagcatctgcggggcatcctcaaatggaaggtggaggagcacaaggtctctaacatccaccagctccgtgatgtcatcatggaagaggactccagtggcaacctgcgatgctctggtgaactccatggcaaagagggttaaggcagtgctggaaaataatggtggccacacaaaatattgacactttgggcccaatttggacattttcacttaggggtgtactcacttttgttgccagcggtttagacattaatggctgtgtgttgagttattttgaggggacagcaaatttacactgttacacaagctgtacgctcactactttacattgtagcaaagtgtcatttcttcagtgttgttacatgaaaagttataaatcaaatatttacaaaaatgtgaggggtgtactcacttttgtgagatactgtaatatatataagGTGGGGAAGCTGCAGCTGTAACATCTAATGTATAAGAGACCTCACCTCGGACCGTTACGGCAGTCATGAGAAGTGTAGAGCAGATGATCATGTAGCTCAACATCTTCAACTATAAATATTAGACACCACATAGGCTCAAGGTGTTGCTCTGTCCTAGAAAGTTAccctgaaataaaaaatatatgtttctgGTTTACAATGTAAGAAATAACAGACTGCCTCTCGGTAGATTCCACCCCGAACTGTGTTAGGATAAGCTTGTTCCACAAAAAGGCAGAATTATCAAAAGGGACAATTTATCTCAGTCTCAGCAATGTGTGTATAATACCacctaaagtgacattcacacagttatagcATGGGAAAGGCAGTAGGACATCAAGAactattatagaaaatatttatgaagtatAATCAATATGTATAACTAACATCTGGATATGctaataaagtgtaatcaatatgtataacGAACATTTAGATTTATTACTTAAGCATAATCTACATGTacaatcaatatttagaagcataatctaaaccCATAGAACTTTTTGATCAAGTTCTATTCTAATTGTGTACTGAgttagatgaattctgtgtcttactgaacaataattgttttttctGTATCCGCCTGTACTTTCCTACACAGAAGTAAATAACCTTGAGGCTGGAGGACAATTAAGGAGTTAGGATAGGGGCTCAGGAAGGGAGGTAGATATCAGCTAGGACagcagaaacagacagaagctCAGTGAAGCATAGGAAAGGTGTGTTgatcagagagaaagaaaaaacaaagactcTGAGTGAAACCCtttctaaaaaaagaaaagaaaaaaagaaaccttgtcctcataaaaccttttcaagaagaacaactaactgcgcatgctccacaaatttaagataataAGTAGACATGAATAATTGTGGCGAAGAtgattggtctgtttttaatgagaaatgGTAAAACCCCGCCTAAGATGAGAATGCTGTAGAGAAAGGTATAAaaagggctgtgtgtgtttgtataattTAGACGTTCTttagactgtctcactttattgtttcaatatagataattactttttgacatctactaagcTTCTCTCTCTGAAGATTTTTGACTTAGGCTTGAAAGATTGTTTGCCACGACaccatccctgaacaaaggggatATGTGACCGTAGTTAGCATCATCACCTTTTAGGGTAACATCTGTAAGAACATCCGTACCGAGATGTGAGTATGGAAAGCGATCACAACAAATGCTatccttaatttacatttagaataaaactttatttacattacatacagaaaaCCTGGATTGAAACACAGTATAAAATGTCTGTGCTGATATTGCTCGGGGTTCACTTTGACTCAGACAAACTTGAAGTGCTTCATGTACTTTGTCACTGCCATGCTGTAATAAATGTATTCTTCATGGAGATCTTCGACATCCTCTCCATTTTTTCTTACAACAGTATTTCTTTAAAATCACAAGATTTTTGCATACACAGTACATATAGGTAGTGGTGGAAAAAGCAGAGTGCTTCTGAGGCTGTAGTGAAACCAGTGGATATGCTTGACGTAATAGCTGTAGTCAGAACATCACGTTCATTTCATGGGGTACTAAAGTTCCCAGAGCGTAGATCAGCTCCTTGTCTTTGCGTTTCATGGCACGAGCTATGACATTTCTTAGGAATGATTGCACATTTCCTTATTTTTCTGGAGaaaattttcattttcactGCAAACTCATTtaaattggtaatatttcaaTCAGCATGGAAAGGAGAGTCttctgaactatagaaaatctcttagtgctgctagatcagtctatctctccatcctAATAGAAGATAGCAAAAACAATCCTAGATTTCTATTCACTACTGTAGCAAAATTCTGTAGGAATAAGTCCACCACTGAAACAGGCACACAATCATTATACAGCTGCGAcgatttcatgtatttttttcagtagCAAATTTGAAAGTATTAGACATGAAattcagactattaatttaaaatctTATAACTTAccctgtaaataataatatagcaatatcagatcaacaattagaatgttttactcgcCTTAGACAGACCGAactaaattcattcatttcttcatcaaaatcatcaacttgcaAACTtgatcccttacctacatgtttcttcaaacagattattccaggagcaatcaaaccccttctaaaaataatcaattcttcccttagtcCTGGCTaagtacctaaatcacttaaactagcagttatcaaacccctgattaaaaagcctgacctcaacccctgtcaattgtccagctataggccaatatcaaatctcccctttacctcaagatcttagaaaagtttgtagcacagcagctatgctcgtaacTACATAGGAATAATATACATGAAATGTaccagtcaggatttaggcctcatcatagcacagacacagcgctggttaaagtagtaaatgacctattactggcctctgatcagggttgtgtcttcTTAcgtgtgttacttgaccttagtgctaCTTTTGATACCTTTGATCATACTGTTCTCCTTGATAGacaagaaaatgttgttggcattaagggaacggtcctctcctggatcaggtcttatttgaccaatcgttatcagttcgtagatgtaaatggcgaCTTCTCCACGCACACTGAGGTGgagtttggtgttccacaaggttctgttttaggcccactgttttttactttatatatgctacccctaggtcaaattattcataaatatgGTATtggcttccactgttatgctgatgatacacagttgtatgtttcagcaaagccagatgacagacggCAGCTTAGTAAGTTGagaaatgtgtaaaggacattagacgttggacgcttattaacttccttttattAAATTCTGACAAGACGgaagtacttctactaggaccaccatgggcgtaaccacgcacccattggggggggggggggtgatgtcccccccaatgttgaggaaataccaacctgtcccccccaatatacagtacaaaatattttctatatgtccccctttaatgaaccctaccaacggatctgtcttttcttcatctattctaattatttatgtctattcctttttaatatatttccgtttgttaaggaaaataggtgtgtgccCCCCCTCCGATTGCACGCTTAGATGCGCCCATACTCAATGGaagttcgttgatatattttagccgctcagtctgtaagaaatggtgACAGCAGCCAAGCATAGAAAAGTGTAGCAGAGCATACAagcttttttcagacagtaagtaactagatacctaaatagtaggtgaccttagcttagtatagaaggcatcataccatggcttggtttgttcttaagaacgtcaattaacttttgatatttgcacacccatGAAGTAGGCGTGGCTAACGTCAgctccagtttttgaccattaacgttacattcacttgcatatcctcccACCGAGTTTGTTGGACCCCAccaatgtccataccatggttacgcccttgaGGACCACAtacagctagaagtaagcttttgattacatagtaactctggatggtctttctgtttcgtCATATGCAGTAAAATACCTTGTGTGGTTATTCACTCCAGTATTTCATTTGACGCTCATCtatataatattactaggatagccttcgttaatctcagaaatattgctaagataagaaatataatgtcactacatgatgcataAGTATTAGTTGCTTTCATTACCTCaaggttggattattgtaat harbors:
- the LOC128635151 gene encoding C4b-binding protein alpha chain; protein product: MLSYMIICSTLLMTAVTVRAQCERPDVGENRILTEDQQTFPDGSTVTFKCSTGYIPVKSSASRSITCTGSQWSELELQCKKRTCGSPGEIPNGKYIYQPTDGISFGATITAECNEGYMLVGTQTRNCRENGWDGRAPICEVTKCTKPPGITDGTFEPEYDSYDYGHAVIYSCNRGLDLIGLPELTCSSDGTFQPSPPRCLLVSCERPEIPNAVRTEGKSPPYKYNNFVRYRCNKGYRMNGSDYLVCTEDGWNPPPPQCNVITCLKPPDINNGIFNPQKELYEYGETVTWSCNQGFRLGGASTISCTDDGTFQTSPQCLDVICDRPQIEHGYIDSTAEYFVYKSSVRVHCNQGYKMEGSDYLTCEENGWNPPPPRCHLNVICDRPQIENGYIDSTEKYFVYKSSVRVHCNQGYKMEGSDYLTCGENGWNPPPPQCHLSPVPWIRIILIVLGVLVCALVCVGCYCWKKKKHIKTIQLDSKPEDDSLVLHHL